The Stratiformator vulcanicus genome has a segment encoding these proteins:
- a CDS encoding outer membrane protein assembly factor BamB family protein gives MPRNFRLPLERSVAVVPVLATMLVCVLSIEARCADAEPVAAVAKRSIAQLNDPSYDVRQSAESKLVALGIAAKPALTSAIKTGSPHVSDVCQRILERLIADDFRRRLKEFEEGGDPLSELAWKRFREQIGDSEAHRKAFSELMLAEPELFLAYTEGLESAAEAVSERFARMLYRPRTYLVSIRQPTADLESMLAMIFLLCDPRIDPASVANDLQQVLSNTRRHLKEITANPIYREILDAGLMRLAGTQNNDSRVYSTLSLAASLNCEQATLKMAASILSGRVKTRPQYFAAALGAVGSIHKEKSIPALQSFLHDHRIVTGAMKRGSRQYASIQVSDIAAFWIARSLEIPTDEHWATQVKNFVKNIERSPHSAIHYSNYRLKTDDERPKLIAKIEAKLKSRPYPVESIRPVVTPKATGSVKYESQRTSFTARAKAAPEPDYPIVEALIARQLGRAAAAIEDGDLQSALAVLSSLQKAGPPEALVFESPRVFRTLVVWAENLFLMLSPDELRQYQILFGATGKAALQQATNEGPSAIADVAIQYPYTEAGLEALVRLSLHLRDRGEFSEALILARRAERMDDVMSGEERPSLPAIVADLEARGPLGGTGKRLDRQSVGEADPNKSRNPYLVTEWSKPFDRSLRSEYHSAQGPNFASVRPGIGSEVVAVARTSELSAFDTTSGEHMWTAQFPQRELRDLGASSEASWNSLPKWCRLDPLSDAVVHDGHRIYATADRFEGLGPLEASIIVNRSGRVRIAWPSEERDPELRAYDAVTGRLAWSLGRSSDRAKNEPQGRIISPPAVSNYGVLVVTETESETRLILIDPESGRQTRSWPIALPLAYAQPSRYVYRGIPAGLQTRRLAAPTVDKDYGVAAAPDGQFACIDFALGAVRWSRNVILPESPTTASVRRISGGAEKDFWVIARPDRWISNRALITGETILLTAIGSDELIAVNATNGESRWTIRREDGIDISVHGDRLIIVGRRTVRLFDLADGTPTQVARVRLGRRQPSGPGAVYGKDFYLPFDSGEIGRVALFDGSLAVLASDRPLAGPTGLFPLERGLLVVDTKAVSEFQPANERDGNGPAGPSWIRSARVAQLAGDPATAIDLLHRTDEDSRTPEVDRTRLKLLASLFAEQTTGFDQQFDRFCKEIAAVPELCATLLHTAAALQSRGAQDELARLLSEVDPTEWTDLEPIRRAAGYRIRPHVWLKKLRQHVEIESKTTQISSSSQEPVINVPAHDWPARLKVDAEQKPDAVLSRSITSQVAIRNFYGDGSPVIAVHDPRQRKLNVRDGKLRSLFEAKLPTPAARISNVDLYARLPGVQIDQVLAVARGDAIFALDLSEKPVVDSETEGENRILWKADRWDAGRQPLETTLLSGVLNQNRARPRVTFWPIAANAEAVFFQQSQILRAVDPQTGQVRWERDDFDSGCDLLVSRGRLVVSPPLSERAYVLDALDGSLLREVSAVPFAQRRQYYDGLIVRVVEDGPERCVGLYDPVTEAYVWKKTLEVGTCLDADASRLYALNERGQLQLIDLAEGDVEAVLQTEGLEDFVNLHVISGGATPVLLVEVPDQSQDRRINNRYNRGSVSAASAICLGIDTAKGKLAWSKLVKAQSALVDQPTGLPFVFFCGRYSPITVLNGRTSIRSAKYSSLMLDRRSGAVLHKHEQNARYNVCYRYEAAEDGLIEVRTSQERLVVRAARDDEPVEAVRGAASP, from the coding sequence ATGCCAAGAAACTTTCGGCTCCCGCTCGAAAGAAGCGTCGCGGTCGTTCCTGTGCTCGCGACGATGCTTGTATGCGTTCTCTCGATTGAGGCACGGTGCGCCGACGCAGAGCCGGTCGCCGCGGTCGCGAAGCGGTCAATCGCGCAGTTGAACGATCCGTCGTACGACGTGCGGCAATCGGCCGAATCGAAATTGGTCGCGTTGGGGATCGCCGCCAAGCCCGCGTTGACCTCGGCGATCAAGACGGGCTCGCCCCACGTCAGTGACGTTTGCCAACGAATTCTCGAGCGGTTAATCGCTGACGACTTCCGTCGCCGATTGAAGGAGTTTGAAGAAGGCGGCGACCCCCTTTCCGAACTCGCCTGGAAACGGTTCCGCGAACAGATCGGGGACAGCGAAGCTCATCGCAAGGCGTTCTCCGAACTCATGCTGGCAGAGCCGGAACTATTTCTGGCTTACACGGAGGGCTTGGAGTCGGCAGCCGAAGCCGTCTCGGAGCGGTTTGCGCGAATGCTCTACCGCCCGCGAACGTATCTCGTGTCGATCAGGCAACCGACGGCCGACCTCGAATCGATGCTGGCGATGATCTTTTTGCTTTGTGATCCTCGAATCGATCCGGCGTCGGTCGCAAACGATTTGCAGCAGGTGCTCAGCAACACGCGGCGGCACCTCAAAGAGATCACCGCCAATCCGATCTACCGGGAGATTCTCGACGCAGGACTGATGCGATTGGCAGGCACTCAGAACAACGACAGTCGAGTTTATTCCACCTTATCGCTGGCAGCGTCGCTCAACTGCGAGCAAGCGACGCTCAAAATGGCGGCATCGATTCTGTCCGGGCGAGTGAAAACCCGGCCCCAATATTTCGCCGCCGCCCTCGGAGCGGTTGGCTCCATTCACAAAGAGAAATCGATCCCGGCTCTTCAATCCTTCCTGCACGATCACCGCATCGTCACAGGGGCGATGAAACGTGGCTCACGGCAATACGCATCGATCCAGGTCAGTGACATCGCGGCCTTTTGGATCGCACGCTCGCTGGAAATTCCGACCGACGAGCATTGGGCAACGCAGGTCAAGAATTTTGTGAAGAACATCGAACGCAGCCCCCATTCGGCAATTCACTACTCCAATTATCGACTCAAGACTGACGACGAGCGGCCCAAACTCATCGCGAAAATCGAAGCGAAGCTGAAGTCGCGGCCGTACCCCGTTGAGTCGATTCGACCGGTTGTTACGCCCAAAGCAACAGGCTCGGTGAAGTACGAATCGCAACGAACTTCCTTCACCGCCCGTGCCAAGGCCGCGCCGGAACCCGACTACCCGATCGTGGAAGCATTGATCGCCCGCCAACTCGGCCGCGCCGCTGCCGCGATCGAGGACGGAGACCTCCAGTCGGCCTTGGCGGTGCTTTCCTCACTGCAGAAGGCCGGTCCGCCCGAGGCGCTGGTGTTCGAATCGCCCCGCGTCTTCCGGACGCTCGTCGTTTGGGCCGAGAATCTGTTCCTGATGCTTTCTCCTGACGAACTGAGGCAATATCAGATCCTCTTCGGTGCAACAGGCAAGGCCGCGCTTCAGCAGGCGACAAACGAAGGCCCGTCAGCGATCGCCGACGTCGCGATTCAATACCCGTACACCGAGGCTGGCCTCGAAGCGTTGGTGCGGCTCTCGCTGCACCTGCGAGATCGGGGAGAGTTCTCCGAAGCACTGATCCTCGCACGGCGGGCCGAGCGGATGGACGACGTGATGAGCGGAGAGGAGCGACCGTCACTGCCAGCTATCGTCGCCGATCTTGAAGCCCGAGGACCGCTCGGTGGAACCGGCAAACGCCTCGACCGGCAATCGGTCGGTGAAGCGGATCCGAACAAGAGCCGAAACCCCTATCTGGTCACGGAATGGTCGAAGCCCTTTGACCGGTCGCTGCGATCGGAATATCACAGCGCTCAAGGCCCCAATTTTGCGTCGGTTCGTCCCGGCATCGGCAGCGAAGTCGTTGCGGTGGCCCGCACCTCCGAACTGTCGGCATTCGATACGACCTCGGGCGAGCACATGTGGACGGCGCAATTCCCACAGCGAGAATTGAGAGACCTTGGGGCCTCTTCTGAAGCCAGTTGGAATAGTCTTCCCAAATGGTGTCGGCTCGACCCGCTATCCGACGCGGTCGTTCATGACGGCCACCGCATCTACGCCACTGCCGATCGTTTCGAAGGACTCGGCCCGCTCGAAGCATCGATCATCGTCAACCGGTCCGGCAGGGTTCGAATTGCGTGGCCCAGCGAAGAACGTGATCCGGAGTTGCGGGCTTACGACGCCGTAACCGGTCGGCTCGCCTGGTCACTCGGACGTTCGAGCGATCGCGCAAAAAATGAGCCTCAAGGGCGAATTATTTCGCCCCCGGCGGTGAGCAATTACGGCGTGCTTGTCGTCACCGAAACAGAGAGTGAAACCCGGCTGATCCTGATCGATCCTGAGTCGGGTCGGCAGACCCGCTCGTGGCCCATTGCGCTGCCGTTGGCCTACGCACAGCCGTCCCGCTATGTCTATCGCGGCATTCCTGCCGGACTTCAAACTCGGCGATTGGCCGCACCGACCGTCGACAAAGATTACGGCGTCGCGGCCGCCCCCGACGGACAGTTCGCCTGTATCGATTTTGCATTGGGAGCCGTGCGCTGGTCACGCAATGTGATCCTTCCTGAGTCACCCACGACCGCCTCGGTCCGGCGGATTTCAGGCGGAGCCGAAAAAGACTTCTGGGTCATCGCGCGACCCGATCGCTGGATCAGCAATCGTGCCCTGATCACGGGCGAGACCATCTTGCTTACGGCGATCGGATCGGATGAGTTGATCGCCGTGAATGCGACCAACGGGGAATCCCGTTGGACGATCCGTCGCGAGGACGGGATCGACATCAGCGTGCATGGCGATCGGCTCATCATTGTCGGACGCCGGACCGTTCGTCTGTTCGATCTTGCCGACGGGACGCCAACACAGGTCGCCCGAGTCCGCCTCGGACGCCGACAGCCGTCCGGCCCCGGAGCAGTCTATGGGAAAGACTTTTACCTTCCATTCGACTCCGGCGAGATCGGCCGAGTCGCGCTCTTCGACGGAAGTCTCGCCGTCCTCGCGTCGGACCGCCCACTCGCCGGTCCGACTGGCTTGTTCCCACTCGAGCGGGGATTGTTGGTTGTCGACACGAAAGCCGTCTCCGAATTTCAACCGGCGAACGAGCGGGACGGCAACGGTCCCGCCGGTCCCTCATGGATTCGCTCAGCAAGGGTCGCCCAACTTGCCGGAGACCCGGCGACCGCGATCGACCTACTACATCGAACCGATGAAGATTCTCGAACCCCGGAAGTGGACCGAACACGCCTGAAGTTGCTCGCATCGTTATTTGCAGAGCAAACGACCGGGTTCGATCAACAGTTCGATCGCTTCTGTAAAGAGATCGCAGCGGTCCCCGAATTGTGCGCGACCTTGCTGCACACCGCTGCCGCCCTTCAAAGTCGAGGCGCCCAAGATGAATTGGCCCGACTGCTCTCAGAAGTCGATCCGACCGAATGGACTGATTTGGAGCCAATTCGCCGGGCCGCCGGCTATCGCATTCGCCCGCACGTCTGGCTGAAGAAATTGCGCCAGCACGTCGAAATCGAGAGCAAGACCACCCAAATATCGTCCAGCTCTCAAGAGCCTGTCATCAATGTCCCCGCACATGACTGGCCCGCACGGCTTAAAGTCGATGCCGAGCAAAAGCCCGATGCGGTACTTTCCAGAAGCATCACTTCGCAGGTCGCGATTCGGAACTTTTATGGCGACGGCTCACCCGTCATTGCCGTACATGATCCCCGGCAACGAAAACTAAATGTGCGGGACGGAAAACTTCGCAGCTTGTTTGAGGCAAAATTGCCCACACCGGCCGCACGCATCAGCAATGTCGATCTCTACGCGCGACTCCCGGGCGTGCAGATCGACCAGGTGCTTGCCGTCGCTCGAGGAGACGCGATTTTCGCCCTCGACCTCAGCGAGAAACCGGTCGTTGATTCTGAAACCGAAGGCGAGAACCGCATCCTCTGGAAGGCTGATCGGTGGGACGCCGGACGTCAGCCACTCGAGACGACGTTGCTCAGCGGAGTCCTGAACCAAAATCGGGCGAGGCCTCGGGTCACCTTCTGGCCGATCGCCGCAAACGCCGAGGCCGTATTCTTTCAGCAATCGCAAATCTTAAGGGCTGTCGACCCCCAAACCGGACAAGTACGCTGGGAACGCGACGATTTTGACTCCGGCTGCGATCTGTTGGTGAGTCGAGGACGCTTGGTCGTCTCGCCGCCGCTGTCTGAGCGTGCTTATGTACTCGATGCGTTGGACGGGAGCCTGTTGCGTGAGGTCTCAGCCGTCCCGTTTGCACAGCGACGACAGTACTACGACGGCCTAATTGTGCGGGTGGTCGAAGACGGACCGGAACGCTGCGTCGGGCTCTACGACCCGGTCACCGAGGCTTACGTGTGGAAGAAGACACTAGAGGTCGGCACATGTCTCGATGCAGACGCATCGCGCCTCTACGCATTAAATGAGCGCGGTCAACTGCAATTGATCGATCTTGCCGAGGGCGATGTCGAAGCCGTCTTACAAACCGAAGGTCTCGAAGACTTCGTCAACCTGCACGTCATCAGCGGTGGAGCGACCCCGGTTCTGTTGGTTGAAGTACCCGATCAATCGCAGGACAGGCGCATTAACAATCGATATAATCGCGGATCGGTATCGGCTGCCTCGGCGATCTGCCTCGGCATCGACACCGCAAAGGGAAAATTGGCATGGTCGAAGTTAGTAAAGGCCCAATCGGCCTTGGTTGACCAACCGACCGGCCTGCCGTTCGTATTCTTCTGCGGTCGGTATTCGCCGATTACGGTGCTCAACGGCAGGACCTCAATTCGATCTGCCAAATACTCATCATTGATGCTCGATCGGCGATCCGGTGCCGTGCTCCACAAGCACGAGCAGAACGCACGCTACAACGTCTGTTATCGATACGAGGCCGCCGAAGATGGCCTCATCGAAGTAAGAACCTCCCAAGAGCGGCTGGTTGTCCGAGCCGCCCGGGACGACGAGCCGGTCGAAGCCGTACGCGGGGCGGCTTCACCGTAG
- the rpoN gene encoding RNA polymerase factor sigma-54 has product MQLNFSQQMKMSQQMKLAPRMIQSMEILQLPVMALQERIDQELAENVALEMKENESDISDTEAEVEAEKAREDVETEKHEREELSMESDREFERLVEMSSEWPDDNLGSGSKVSSNRMDEMGDRQHDAMANMLARPQSLTDSLLEQFGFFNVPPEIGEFGDFLIQNLDKDGRLQGSLEETIMLFGKPITEEDATTTLGLIQMLDPPGVGARDVKECLLLQIKPETPYRDALITLISGHLEDLAQNRIPIIQKKTGLDIETIKAATEELAHLDPYPGRGYTDETSQNVTPDVEITRDDSGKYKVRLLDEWTPSLKISPYYLKQLRNDPDAQTKEYIKKKIDSAKWLIESIEQRNNTLRRVSQAIVDHQRDFFEDGPEAIAPLKMQQIADVVGVHVTTVSRAVDDKWVQTPRGLFPLKRFFGGGTQTSDGDEVAWDIIRMKLKEIVDNEDKSNPLSDDALVEELKKHGYNLARRTVTKYRKNMDIPSSRQRREY; this is encoded by the coding sequence ATGCAGCTAAATTTCTCTCAGCAAATGAAGATGAGCCAGCAGATGAAGCTGGCTCCGCGGATGATCCAGTCGATGGAGATTCTGCAATTGCCGGTCATGGCGTTGCAGGAACGGATCGATCAGGAGCTCGCCGAGAACGTCGCGCTCGAAATGAAAGAGAACGAGAGCGACATCAGCGATACCGAAGCGGAAGTTGAAGCCGAAAAAGCGCGGGAAGATGTTGAGACGGAAAAGCACGAACGCGAAGAACTCTCGATGGAGAGCGACCGCGAATTCGAACGCCTCGTCGAGATGTCGAGCGAATGGCCCGACGACAACCTCGGTTCGGGCTCCAAGGTCTCATCCAATCGCATGGACGAAATGGGAGATCGTCAGCACGATGCGATGGCGAACATGCTGGCCCGCCCGCAGTCGTTGACCGACTCATTGCTGGAACAGTTCGGCTTCTTCAACGTCCCGCCGGAGATCGGAGAGTTCGGCGATTTTTTGATCCAGAATCTCGACAAAGACGGTCGCCTGCAGGGATCGCTCGAAGAGACCATCATGCTCTTCGGCAAGCCGATCACCGAAGAAGATGCCACAACGACCCTCGGCCTGATTCAGATGCTCGACCCGCCCGGCGTAGGGGCTCGCGACGTCAAAGAATGCCTGCTGCTGCAAATCAAACCGGAGACTCCCTATCGCGATGCCCTGATCACGCTCATTTCCGGGCATCTTGAAGACCTCGCCCAGAACCGCATTCCGATCATTCAAAAGAAGACCGGCCTCGACATTGAAACGATCAAGGCCGCGACCGAAGAACTGGCGCACCTCGACCCTTATCCCGGGCGCGGGTACACCGACGAAACGTCGCAAAACGTCACACCCGACGTTGAAATCACACGCGACGATTCCGGCAAATACAAAGTTCGTTTGCTCGATGAATGGACGCCCAGCCTGAAAATCAGCCCTTACTATCTGAAGCAACTTCGCAACGATCCGGACGCCCAGACCAAAGAGTACATCAAGAAGAAAATTGATTCGGCGAAGTGGCTGATCGAATCGATCGAGCAGCGCAACAACACATTGCGGCGCGTCTCACAGGCGATCGTCGATCACCAGCGCGACTTCTTCGAAGACGGGCCGGAAGCAATCGCACCTTTAAAGATGCAGCAGATCGCTGATGTCGTCGGCGTTCACGTAACAACGGTGTCGCGGGCGGTCGACGACAAGTGGGTGCAGACACCCCGCGGTTTGTTCCCGCTCAAACGCTTCTTTGGCGGCGGCACTCAGACATCCGATGGCGACGAAGTCGCGTGGGACATCATCCGGATGAAACTCAAAGAGATCGTCGACAACGAAGACAAAAGCAACCCGCTCTCCGACGACGCTCTGGTCGAAGAACTCAAAAAGCACGGCTACAACCTCGCGCGACGGACGGTCACGAAGTACCGCAAGAACATGGATATCCCGTCGTCGCGACAACGACGCGAGTATTAA
- a CDS encoding YbaB/EbfC family nucleoid-associated protein yields MFKGLGDMAGLLKQAQQMQARMKEMQDKLAEARVTGASGGGMVTVEMSGQQKVLAVTIDPALMETPDAEVLSDLVAAATNDALDKSRELAREATGEMAGGMNIPGLENIVGGLGGS; encoded by the coding sequence ATGTTTAAAGGATTGGGTGACATGGCGGGCCTGCTGAAACAGGCTCAGCAAATGCAGGCCCGCATGAAGGAAATGCAGGACAAGCTGGCCGAAGCCCGCGTGACCGGTGCGTCGGGCGGTGGGATGGTCACCGTCGAAATGTCGGGGCAGCAGAAAGTGCTGGCTGTCACGATCGACCCGGCGCTGATGGAAACGCCTGATGCCGAAGTGCTCAGCGATCTTGTTGCCGCCGCGACGAACGATGCGCTCGACAAGTCCCGAGAACTGGCCCGCGAAGCGACGGGTGAAATGGCCGGTGGGATGAACATCCCCGGTCTTGAGAACATCGTGGGCGGCTTGGGCGGCTCATGA
- the dnaX gene encoding DNA polymerase III subunit gamma/tau, with amino-acid sequence MGPPFALAGNIRPNRSQRRANDDSDRSQLEEDHIQAFERALAKPNLIEADVEPSRHYTVLARRYRPQTFDEVVGQSHVAGALLNAIRKDRVAHAYLFTGARGVGKTSTARIFAKALNCPNVVDGVPCNDCDLCQAVSAGSDVDVIEIDGASNNGVEDVRSLRANVNVKSMRSRYKVYIIDEVHMLSRGAFNALLKTLEEPPPGVKFVFCTTEPTKVPDTIRSRCQRFDFGTVDTQKIVLRLKEIATAEGFEVEAEALELVARRAGGSMRDSQSLFDQLLAFGGDVISVADVNRLFGTASDDRLTALIAAAIESRPDNVLRELDEALVDGVQIGELIDQVVAYLRDLMLLAAGAETVGLSSVGESQRPALLTQAKTWGLDSVTAALQIAAEVKLRMARVAFGRTLVELALVRMASLGSLDDLGALIASLKNGEAVAVETSQNRIAAPAPPRKQPPQPAANEPGPQKKSDESVEKSPEVAPAGRDSTDFVRLQAGQEEQLKAQLVSESVDAIRAHLQTASIAILGPDHLELVFPKSYSFGRAYFDDPPNRARFEKHLESLTGKPVRVTARIDDSKTAEPPSNRSRPKGRSSRSELLKEIPDDPFLQDAVRVFDVREVRRLFDA; translated from the coding sequence TTGGGGCCGCCTTTCGCCCTCGCGGGAAACATTCGCCCAAATCGTTCGCAACGCCGGGCGAATGATGATTCGGACCGTTCGCAGCTCGAAGAGGATCACATTCAGGCCTTCGAGCGGGCTCTCGCGAAGCCGAACTTGATCGAGGCTGACGTGGAACCGAGCCGACATTACACCGTTCTGGCCCGACGATATCGGCCCCAAACGTTCGACGAGGTCGTCGGGCAATCGCACGTCGCCGGAGCTCTGCTCAACGCGATCCGTAAAGATCGGGTCGCCCACGCCTATCTCTTCACCGGCGCCCGCGGCGTTGGAAAAACATCGACGGCCCGCATTTTCGCCAAGGCGCTCAACTGCCCCAACGTCGTTGACGGCGTCCCCTGCAATGATTGCGACCTCTGCCAGGCGGTTTCCGCGGGCAGCGATGTCGACGTCATCGAGATCGACGGAGCCTCGAACAACGGAGTCGAAGATGTCCGCTCGCTGCGGGCGAATGTCAACGTGAAGTCGATGCGGTCGCGATACAAAGTTTACATCATCGATGAAGTTCACATGCTGTCGCGGGGAGCGTTCAACGCGTTGCTCAAGACGCTGGAAGAGCCGCCGCCGGGAGTGAAGTTCGTCTTCTGCACCACCGAGCCGACGAAGGTGCCCGATACAATTCGGTCGCGATGCCAGCGATTCGACTTCGGCACCGTCGACACTCAAAAGATCGTCCTGCGTTTGAAGGAGATCGCGACCGCCGAGGGTTTCGAGGTCGAAGCCGAAGCGCTCGAGCTTGTCGCCCGCCGAGCCGGCGGGTCGATGCGGGACAGCCAGTCTCTGTTCGACCAGTTGCTCGCATTCGGTGGCGATGTCATTTCAGTCGCTGATGTGAATCGACTGTTCGGGACCGCCTCCGACGATCGACTGACCGCCCTGATCGCAGCCGCCATCGAATCACGACCCGACAACGTCTTACGAGAACTCGACGAGGCGCTCGTCGATGGCGTGCAGATCGGCGAGTTGATTGATCAGGTCGTCGCCTACTTGCGCGATCTGATGCTGCTGGCGGCGGGTGCTGAGACCGTCGGCTTGAGTTCGGTTGGCGAGTCGCAGCGGCCTGCCCTTCTCACTCAGGCGAAGACGTGGGGGCTCGATTCCGTTACGGCCGCCCTGCAAATCGCAGCCGAGGTGAAACTGCGAATGGCCCGCGTGGCATTCGGCAGAACGCTCGTCGAATTGGCCCTCGTGCGGATGGCTTCGCTCGGTTCGCTCGACGATCTCGGCGCATTGATCGCGTCGCTCAAAAACGGCGAAGCCGTTGCGGTCGAGACGAGTCAAAACCGCATCGCGGCGCCCGCGCCGCCGCGCAAACAGCCGCCACAACCGGCTGCGAACGAGCCTGGGCCGCAAAAAAAAAGTGACGAGAGCGTCGAAAAGTCGCCCGAAGTAGCTCCTGCGGGTAGGGATTCTACTGATTTTGTTAGACTACAGGCCGGGCAGGAAGAGCAATTGAAGGCGCAACTTGTTTCAGAATCGGTAGATGCGATTCGCGCCCACTTGCAGACGGCGTCAATAGCAATTCTCGGGCCAGATCACCTAGAGTTGGTCTTTCCCAAGAGCTATAGTTTCGGGCGGGCTTACTTCGACGATCCGCCGAACCGCGCCCGTTTCGAAAAACATCTGGAGTCGCTGACTGGGAAGCCCGTTCGGGTGACCGCACGGATTGACGATTCGAAGACCGCGGAGCCGCCATCGAATCGATCTCGCCCGAAAGGGCGATCCTCACGATCGGAATTGCTGAAGGAGATACCGGACGACCCATTCTTACAGGACGCCGTCCGGGTGTTTGATGTCAGAGAAGTTCGCCGGCTGTTCGACGCGTGA